In the genome of Bacillus sp. S3, one region contains:
- a CDS encoding GTP cyclohydrolase II, protein MAQVQLKSDVLSLLEDKIKLINKGEEAIYLVGPIKLPVNLYGKTVEFKWYSWLKSENVTEDFQQVIDHLSSANLADLQQSSVLVYGDFEFGEDALIRMHSICHTGDIFGSKRCDCGFQLKQSMKMIAEHGTGALFYLANHEGRGIGLFSKAMAYILQENGYDTVEANEGLGFADDSRNYDEAIEVLKALRSKPVTLITNNPKKLKALKAAGAPVSGRTPLWGDVSEYNEKYLQTKVRKSGHMA, encoded by the coding sequence ATGGCACAAGTTCAATTAAAATCAGATGTTCTCTCTTTATTAGAGGATAAAATAAAGTTAATCAATAAAGGTGAAGAAGCCATTTACCTTGTTGGACCAATCAAGCTGCCAGTCAATTTATACGGTAAAACAGTTGAATTTAAGTGGTACAGCTGGTTGAAGAGCGAAAATGTAACCGAGGATTTCCAACAAGTAATTGATCATTTATCCTCTGCAAATCTAGCAGACCTCCAACAATCAAGTGTCCTCGTTTATGGGGATTTTGAATTTGGAGAGGATGCATTGATTCGAATGCACTCCATCTGTCATACTGGGGATATCTTTGGAAGCAAACGCTGTGATTGCGGGTTTCAGCTTAAACAATCCATGAAAATGATTGCCGAGCACGGGACAGGTGCATTATTTTATTTAGCCAATCATGAAGGCAGAGGCATTGGCTTATTTAGCAAGGCAATGGCCTATATTCTTCAAGAAAATGGATACGATACAGTGGAGGCGAATGAGGGACTTGGTTTTGCTGATGACAGCCGTAACTACGACGAAGCAATCGAGGTTCTTAAAGCATTACGATCAAAGCCTGTCACACTGATTACCAACAATCCCAAAAAACTAAAAGCGTTGAAAGCAGCAGGTGCGCCGGTCTCCGGGCGGACTCCATTATGGGGGGATGTCTCCGAGTACAACGAGAAATACTTACAGACGAAAGTAAGAAAATCAGGTCATATGGCGTAG